From a region of the Paenibacillus sp. FSL R10-2734 genome:
- a CDS encoding response regulator transcription factor, whose amino-acid sequence MENLNSTKTPIKVLLADDHQLFREGLKRILNMEEDIEVIGECGDGIQVLEFCNGTKPDIVLMDINMPIENGVEATQKLREMFPEVKVIILSIHDDESYVFETLRKGANGYLLKDMEAESLINAIRSVCEGHAFIHPKVTGKLINQLRRMTYLNETGVAADTVVKEAGVKFVAGDNNPLTRREAEVLRLMAEGKSNKMIGEYLFISEKTVKNHVSSILQKMEVDDRTQAVINSIKYGWVTL is encoded by the coding sequence ATGGAGAACTTAAACTCTACTAAAACGCCCATTAAAGTTCTTTTGGCGGATGATCATCAGCTTTTTCGTGAAGGGCTGAAACGTATTTTGAATATGGAGGAGGATATCGAAGTCATCGGTGAATGTGGTGACGGTATCCAAGTTTTAGAGTTCTGTAACGGAACTAAACCAGACATCGTACTAATGGATATTAATATGCCTATTGAGAATGGTGTGGAGGCCACTCAAAAACTGCGGGAAATGTTCCCGGAGGTTAAGGTTATTATTTTATCGATCCATGATGATGAGAGTTATGTGTTTGAAACCCTTCGTAAGGGCGCTAATGGTTACTTATTGAAGGATATGGAGGCTGAATCCCTTATTAATGCGATTCGTTCGGTTTGCGAGGGCCACGCTTTTATCCATCCAAAGGTTACCGGAAAGCTAATCAATCAATTGCGGCGCATGACTTACCTTAATGAGACTGGAGTAGCTGCAGATACAGTAGTGAAGGAAGCCGGTGTTAAATTTGTGGCCGGTGACAACAATCCTCTAACACGTCGTGAAGCGGAAGTACTACGCCTAATGGCGGAAGGTAAGAGTAACAAAATGATCGGTGAGTATTTGTTTATTAGTGAAAAAACAGTGAAGAACCACGTGAGTAGTATTTTGCAAAAAATGGAAGTTGATGATCGTACTCAGGCTGTAATCAACTCGATCAAATATGGTTGGGTAACCTTATAA
- a CDS encoding TIGR03826 family flagellar region protein: MNLDNCPRCGRLFVKNLMGLCQPCIKELEHEYETCVNYLRENKGTNIQELSDATGISIKEITRFIREGRISIANAPNMMYPCEVCGTLIRDGHMCDSCRTRLRKDLSSAAKESTAEDTTKKTTDGAYRAIDKLRGL, from the coding sequence ATGAATCTAGACAATTGTCCAAGGTGCGGCCGGTTGTTTGTTAAGAATCTTATGGGTTTGTGCCAGCCCTGCATCAAAGAGCTGGAGCATGAATATGAGACCTGCGTGAATTATTTGCGGGAAAACAAAGGAACCAACATTCAAGAGCTGTCCGATGCTACGGGAATTTCGATTAAGGAGATCACCCGCTTTATTCGAGAAGGTCGGATATCTATAGCTAATGCTCCTAATATGATGTATCCCTGCGAGGTGTGTGGAACACTGATTCGTGATGGGCATATGTGTGATAGCTGTCGTACTCGGCTTAGGAAGGATCTCTCTAGTGCCGCCAAGGAAAGTACTGCCGAGGATACTACCAAAAAGACAACAGACGGCGCATATCGCGCCATAGATAAACTGCGTGGCCTATAA
- the flgM gene encoding flagellar biosynthesis anti-sigma factor FlgM yields MKINETGRINAINPYQRSADAQRQEQMKKSTRKDEVSISDEAIQLLQAQNSGNDAERALKIDSLKQQVSAGTYQVDAAKLAEKLAPYFKQSSEN; encoded by the coding sequence ATGAAAATTAACGAGACCGGACGAATTAACGCGATTAATCCGTATCAACGCAGCGCCGATGCGCAAAGGCAGGAACAAATGAAGAAAAGTACACGCAAAGATGAGGTTTCGATCTCTGATGAAGCAATTCAGCTCTTGCAAGCACAGAACTCTGGCAATGATGCTGAACGTGCACTTAAGATCGACAGTTTGAAGCAACAGGTCTCCGCAGGTACCTATCAAGTAGATGCAGCTAAGCTAGCAGAGAAACTCGCCCCTTATTTTAAGCAATCCTCCGAGAATTAG
- a CDS encoding ComF family protein, producing the protein MREWLGQYKYRGNERYAPLLGLMLDRAYLNLKKENQSALLSQKPSIIHRPWSADLLVPVPVSASRLMERGFNQAERLADVLSRHRKVPQLPLLIRTHHTGKQSFKSRAERLADMKHAFAENPAVATQFTDWMKREVPQNRPVRIIIVDDIYTTGSTIRACAEIIQQMGSDYGFVVEVYSLTWARS; encoded by the coding sequence ATGAGAGAATGGCTGGGTCAGTATAAATATCGCGGAAATGAAAGATATGCCCCTTTACTTGGCCTCATGTTGGACAGAGCTTATTTAAATCTGAAAAAAGAGAACCAGAGTGCTCTTTTATCCCAGAAACCATCCATAATCCATCGCCCTTGGTCTGCTGATTTATTAGTTCCAGTGCCTGTCAGTGCTTCTCGGCTTATGGAGCGAGGTTTTAATCAAGCGGAAAGATTGGCTGATGTGCTGTCTAGACATAGGAAGGTTCCACAGCTTCCGCTGCTGATTCGCACACACCATACGGGAAAACAGAGCTTTAAGAGTCGAGCGGAGCGACTAGCAGATATGAAACACGCTTTTGCAGAGAATCCGGCAGTAGCAACACAATTTACGGATTGGATGAAAAGGGAGGTACCTCAAAATCGTCCTGTTCGGATTATCATTGTCGATGATATTTATACAACGGGCAGTACCATTCGCGCGTGCGCTGAGATAATACAACAAATGGGTTCAGATTATGGTTTTGTGGTAGAAGTCTATAGCTTAACTTGGGCACGTTCCTAA
- a CDS encoding helicase-related protein translates to MGCAYCEACLALGRSRACALLLRSAALPAVRCTAALDPTAAAGRWGLSPAQAGAAGAALGFLAEPRERSAKPCPERFLLWAVTGAGKTEMIFPLLEAVLAAGGRALVATPRRDVVLELAPRLARAFPAETLAVLYGGSAERWVYGRLTLATTHQLLRFHQGFDLVIIDELDAYPYHNDPMLAYAAEQACKVDGSFIYLSATPPQEMQRLVRSGRLPHARVPVRFHGHPLPVPQHLTMLSVQTCLKRGSLPKSLIHTLRKSLEREAQIFCFVSRIAHIEGLLVLLRRRFPGVVIEGTSSKDSFRAEKVTAFRSRAISLLVTTTILERGVTVPRSDVFILDADSELFDEASLVQMAGRAGRSKDDPAGRVVFASPQWTRSQRRAISQIRTMNIIARRKGYISKETSR, encoded by the coding sequence ATGGGCTGCGCCTATTGCGAGGCCTGCCTCGCACTCGGGCGCAGCCGGGCTTGCGCGCTGCTGCTGCGCAGCGCAGCGCTTCCGGCCGTGCGATGCACGGCCGCCCTTGACCCCACCGCAGCCGCAGGCCGGTGGGGGTTAAGCCCAGCGCAGGCGGGAGCCGCTGGCGCTGCGCTGGGTTTTCTGGCGGAGCCGCGCGAGCGCTCCGCCAAACCGTGCCCAGAGCGGTTCCTGCTCTGGGCGGTGACGGGAGCCGGGAAGACGGAGATGATCTTCCCGCTCCTAGAGGCGGTGCTCGCCGCCGGTGGGCGGGCGCTCGTAGCGACGCCGCGGCGCGACGTCGTACTCGAGCTCGCGCCGCGGCTCGCCCGGGCTTTCCCGGCGGAGACTCTCGCCGTGCTTTACGGCGGCAGCGCAGAACGCTGGGTGTATGGTCGCTTAACGCTCGCGACCACCCATCAGCTGCTGCGCTTCCATCAAGGCTTTGATCTCGTTATCATCGACGAGCTGGATGCTTACCCCTACCATAATGATCCCATGTTGGCTTATGCCGCCGAACAAGCCTGTAAGGTAGATGGTTCTTTTATCTACTTATCAGCCACACCACCTCAAGAAATGCAGCGATTGGTCCGCTCAGGCAGGCTTCCACACGCCAGAGTGCCAGTCCGCTTCCATGGTCATCCCTTGCCTGTGCCGCAGCATCTGACCATGTTATCAGTCCAAACCTGCCTGAAGCGCGGAAGTTTACCAAAATCGCTTATACATACGCTTCGTAAGTCGCTGGAGCGCGAGGCGCAAATCTTTTGTTTTGTGTCTCGTATTGCACATATTGAAGGATTGCTGGTTCTGCTTCGTCGGCGCTTTCCCGGCGTAGTCATCGAGGGGACTTCCTCCAAAGACTCATTCCGGGCAGAGAAGGTAACTGCTTTCCGCAGTCGCGCTATCTCCCTATTAGTAACCACTACAATTCTGGAACGTGGAGTTACAGTGCCACGCAGCGATGTATTTATTTTGGATGCGGACAGCGAGCTTTTTGACGAAGCCTCATTGGTTCAGATGGCGGGGCGTGCCGGGCGATCTAAGGATGATCCTGCTGGGCGTGTTGTATTTGCCTCTCCCCAGTGGACCCGATCACAGCGTAGAGCGATCTCCCAGATCCGTACTATGAATATTATCGCTCGCCGAAAAGGCTATATTAGCAAGGAGACGTCGAGATGA
- the flgK gene encoding flagellar hook-associated protein FlgK, protein MTSTFHSIETARRSLFTQTAALNTTGHNIANANTEGYTRQRVNMKAALPIEAYGFNKSTVPGQMGTGVEFSSIDRIREMFLDDQYRGENSAFGNWKLQADTLSKLEAIVNEPSDTGIRTVLDNFWKSWSDLSKNPEDPTARKIVVQTAQSLTDAMNYMSTQLDNLDRDLTTNIDVKAKEAQGYLTAIADLNKSIYKIEGMGDQANDLRDQRDLMADKLSKIANITVVETEAGYNVSLGGQPLVEGGEITATVDSAFLNNAYASGTLKGGEAYGMIFSKNTYVTDYKKQLNDMASTIATGNVEITIPAGSNLPEGTVLTNDAKITQADGSVVTLAAGQAMPKGATMYEDAKTIVKGLNGLHKLGYAMDGSSGRDFFVTSGDAGTIKLNPEIAADVSLFATSLRTAVDADGNTQVVKGNNTLALLLTNLKDSKFTTPDGKVSNTVGGLLGSMVGQLGIQSQEAARQTDNSDYLVEQVNSRRQSVSGVSLDEEMSNMLVFQHAYSAAARFMTTFDELLDKLINSTGTVGR, encoded by the coding sequence ATGACATCCACATTTCATTCGATAGAGACGGCGAGACGCAGCCTTTTTACTCAGACCGCAGCTCTTAATACGACTGGACACAATATCGCAAATGCGAATACAGAGGGGTATACCCGTCAACGTGTTAATATGAAGGCCGCTTTGCCTATTGAAGCATACGGATTTAATAAATCTACCGTTCCTGGTCAAATGGGTACAGGGGTGGAATTCTCATCTATCGATCGGATTCGAGAAATGTTTCTGGATGATCAGTACCGTGGTGAGAATTCTGCATTTGGTAACTGGAAACTTCAAGCAGATACTCTCTCTAAACTAGAAGCGATTGTTAATGAACCATCGGATACAGGTATTCGTACGGTGCTGGATAACTTCTGGAAATCCTGGTCAGATCTTAGTAAGAACCCAGAAGATCCTACTGCTCGTAAGATTGTAGTGCAAACAGCGCAATCTTTAACTGACGCCATGAATTATATGAGCACGCAATTAGATAATCTTGATCGGGATTTAACTACTAATATTGATGTTAAAGCGAAAGAAGCTCAAGGCTACCTGACCGCTATCGCAGATCTGAATAAATCGATCTATAAGATTGAGGGTATGGGTGATCAGGCGAATGATTTACGCGATCAACGCGATCTGATGGCGGACAAGCTTTCCAAGATTGCTAATATTACCGTTGTGGAGACGGAAGCTGGTTATAACGTTTCTCTGGGTGGACAGCCACTGGTAGAGGGTGGAGAAATTACTGCAACTGTAGATAGTGCATTTCTTAATAATGCTTACGCCTCTGGAACGTTGAAGGGCGGCGAGGCATACGGAATGATTTTCTCCAAAAATACTTATGTTACCGACTACAAAAAACAACTCAACGATATGGCTAGTACGATTGCTACTGGCAACGTTGAAATTACAATACCGGCAGGTTCCAATCTTCCAGAGGGTACGGTGCTAACTAATGATGCTAAGATTACACAAGCGGATGGCAGCGTAGTTACTTTGGCCGCTGGTCAGGCAATGCCTAAGGGCGCAACGATGTATGAGGATGCTAAAACCATTGTCAAAGGTTTGAACGGACTTCACAAGTTAGGTTATGCGATGGATGGAAGCTCTGGTCGTGATTTCTTTGTAACCTCTGGTGACGCTGGAACGATCAAGCTGAATCCGGAGATTGCTGCGGATGTAAGCTTATTCGCAACCTCACTGCGTACAGCTGTTGATGCGGATGGCAACACGCAGGTCGTTAAAGGAAATAACACCTTGGCGCTCTTGCTGACAAATCTGAAGGATAGCAAATTCACTACGCCGGACGGTAAAGTTAGCAATACTGTGGGTGGGCTTCTTGGCTCTATGGTTGGTCAGCTCGGTATTCAATCACAGGAGGCTGCGCGTCAGACCGATAACTCAGATTATCTGGTAGAGCAGGTTAACTCCCGTCGTCAATCTGTTAGCGGAGTGTCACTGGATGAAGAAATGTCGAATATGCTCGTGTTTCAGCATGCTTATAGTGCGGCTGCGCGTTTTATGACTACTTTTGATGAACTGCTCGACAAATTGATTAATTCCACCGGCACAGTCGGCAGATAA
- a CDS encoding flagellar protein FlgN: MALTTLIELLERLDEVHNQMLELAAEKKQTIMDNKVDALIDILNRESKLMKLIGQLEEQRIAAAYTVLQGVGIRSNLNLNLTELSRLIFDPEDKARLLHIQQKLSGTLHRLKEANELNQKLIEQSLTFIDYSLDLLVGRPNQEITYHHPSDKGNSVNRPGIFDARG; encoded by the coding sequence ATGGCATTGACAACATTAATAGAACTATTGGAGCGGCTGGACGAAGTACATAACCAAATGCTGGAGCTGGCCGCTGAGAAAAAACAGACGATTATGGACAACAAGGTGGATGCATTAATCGACATCCTGAACCGTGAGTCCAAGCTAATGAAGCTGATTGGACAGCTCGAGGAGCAGCGAATCGCGGCTGCATATACCGTTTTGCAAGGTGTAGGTATTCGTTCCAACCTGAACCTGAACCTAACTGAGCTGTCCAGGCTTATATTTGACCCTGAAGACAAGGCACGACTGCTGCATATTCAGCAGAAGCTTTCTGGCACTTTGCACCGCTTGAAAGAAGCAAATGAGCTTAATCAGAAGCTGATAGAGCAGTCGCTTACTTTTATAGATTATTCTTTGGATCTGCTGGTCGGAAGACCGAATCAGGAGATTACTTATCATCATCCGTCCGATAAGGGCAATAGCGTAAATCGGCCGGGCATTTTTGATGCACGCGGATAG
- a CDS encoding stalk domain-containing protein has translation MNEVFMEKKSSEVVRGIKLSSTKKWIAASLAGVLWIMPVIGSEGMMLFGQASAPIAAAATAPFKVSKLGEEVITSGAIMMKYKYTTTRSGASASGLADVIRVDLNNPYVSLDVMTGKGGNLTTRQSTGGMAKETGAVAAVNGDYFNTGGEGAPIGGQVSGGVLVSTPSQLNGMYAFAVTKDRKPIIDEFSFEGMVTAPDGAQFEISGINKGAYSPEGGSSTYSHANAMYIYTDVWTALDRPKNSSTTPTEVLVENGVVTQISENTALPMAVPKGAYILRAHGLAARYVTAHLQVGQPVTSVYNLKSKTTQQSLDPANLQTMIGGHTILVNNGKAATFSRSTSSIGGYRARTALGYSQDGRYVYIIAAEKNGNSSGMSLTELQSFMTNIGVWKGLNLDGGGSTTMVDRPLGETSTTLTFNTEYGTEQRSIVNGLGVYTNAPQGEVKGIKISGSSVLLVGQKASYSLKGYDTYYNPIDVAAGNPSWVSSGGSATVSAGEVTAVKPGTVTLTAKSGAASASTTVTVLGGDDLSSMSVGTATAPLTAGTTVSVPVTAATKSGATINVPDSALKWEFVGFKGAVQDGKLTVNAVDPGVTTGYAIARYDGFSAVVVLSTAAATTWEDFENVSYPINFTTNVPAVQGTATIVDGTAERVGSKVLSLSYDMTAGSGKMYAYAQLNGTSGKTVPALATSMSVDVMGDMSLNWLRAEFVDNSGATAYVDLAKVIDWNGWKNINIDLSGLGIKFPATLKRLYVVNVEEGQDERAKTGTVAVDNITFTMPSLSSDAGLPKGTASMSIGSKAMTVNGTKKAIDVAPIVKDGSTYVPIRYVLDAFGGSATWDQVNKKIMVLRGAKALDLTVNKKEFLLNGKRKSAEVAPIILQGRTLVPLRLVSEQLGLTVKWEQKTKTVTIES, from the coding sequence ATGAATGAAGTTTTCATGGAGAAGAAGAGTAGCGAGGTTGTACGGGGAATAAAATTATCTTCCACTAAAAAGTGGATTGCTGCTTCATTGGCTGGTGTGTTATGGATTATGCCGGTAATCGGTAGTGAAGGTATGATGTTGTTTGGTCAGGCCTCTGCGCCAATCGCGGCTGCAGCCACAGCTCCTTTTAAAGTAAGTAAGCTGGGAGAAGAAGTGATTACTTCGGGCGCTATAATGATGAAATATAAATATACTACTACACGTTCTGGTGCGAGTGCTTCTGGGCTTGCGGATGTTATCCGAGTTGACCTCAACAATCCATATGTTTCTTTGGATGTCATGACTGGTAAAGGTGGAAACCTGACTACGCGGCAAAGTACTGGTGGCATGGCTAAGGAAACTGGGGCCGTGGCCGCAGTAAATGGCGATTATTTTAATACAGGCGGTGAGGGTGCTCCGATCGGTGGACAAGTGTCTGGTGGAGTACTAGTATCTACCCCTTCACAATTGAATGGAATGTATGCCTTTGCAGTGACAAAAGATCGCAAGCCTATTATTGATGAGTTCAGCTTTGAGGGGATGGTAACCGCGCCAGATGGCGCACAGTTTGAGATCTCAGGTATCAATAAAGGTGCTTATAGTCCTGAAGGCGGAAGCTCGACTTATAGTCATGCTAATGCCATGTATATCTATACAGATGTATGGACTGCACTCGACCGTCCTAAAAATAGCTCTACCACTCCAACAGAGGTACTTGTTGAGAATGGTGTAGTTACTCAAATATCAGAAAATACTGCACTCCCTATGGCGGTTCCAAAGGGAGCTTATATTTTGCGGGCACATGGCTTGGCGGCACGGTATGTTACTGCCCACTTGCAGGTAGGACAACCTGTAACAAGTGTGTATAACCTGAAATCCAAGACTACACAGCAATCACTGGATCCTGCGAATCTGCAAACAATGATCGGTGGACATACGATTCTCGTAAATAACGGAAAAGCGGCAACGTTCTCTCGTTCTACTAGTAGCATTGGCGGTTATCGTGCACGTACGGCTTTAGGATACTCTCAGGATGGACGTTATGTATATATCATAGCTGCTGAGAAAAATGGCAATAGTTCTGGAATGTCTCTAACTGAATTGCAATCCTTTATGACGAATATTGGCGTTTGGAAAGGTCTTAATCTCGATGGAGGCGGCTCTACAACGATGGTAGACCGGCCCCTCGGCGAAACCTCGACTACACTCACTTTTAATACAGAGTATGGCACAGAGCAACGCAGCATCGTTAACGGGCTGGGTGTCTACACTAACGCACCTCAAGGTGAAGTGAAAGGGATCAAAATTAGCGGAAGCTCCGTCCTATTGGTCGGGCAAAAGGCATCGTATTCTTTAAAAGGTTATGACACTTACTACAACCCTATTGATGTAGCAGCAGGTAATCCTTCTTGGGTATCAAGCGGAGGAAGCGCAACTGTAAGTGCAGGAGAAGTAACGGCAGTGAAGCCAGGTACTGTTACCTTAACGGCTAAAAGCGGGGCAGCAAGCGCCTCTACAACCGTTACAGTTCTGGGTGGCGATGATCTATCCAGCATGAGTGTAGGTACAGCTACAGCGCCACTGACAGCTGGAACTACTGTGTCTGTCCCTGTTACGGCAGCTACGAAGAGTGGAGCAACTATTAATGTTCCAGATTCAGCCCTGAAGTGGGAGTTTGTAGGCTTTAAGGGAGCCGTGCAAGATGGCAAGCTTACTGTAAACGCTGTGGATCCAGGGGTTACTACAGGTTACGCTATTGCTCGTTATGATGGATTTAGTGCAGTGGTTGTATTATCAACAGCAGCGGCTACAACATGGGAAGATTTCGAGAATGTGAGCTATCCAATCAACTTTACTACCAATGTCCCAGCGGTACAGGGCACTGCAACAATAGTGGATGGAACGGCTGAAAGAGTAGGCTCCAAGGTGCTGTCACTCAGTTATGATATGACGGCTGGTAGCGGTAAAATGTATGCTTATGCTCAGCTTAATGGTACAAGTGGAAAAACAGTTCCAGCGCTTGCAACTTCGATGTCGGTTGATGTGATGGGCGATATGAGCTTGAATTGGCTACGGGCTGAATTTGTAGACAATAGCGGAGCTACAGCCTATGTGGATCTGGCTAAGGTTATCGATTGGAACGGCTGGAAGAACATTAATATTGACTTGTCAGGCCTAGGAATCAAATTCCCAGCTACCCTGAAGAGACTTTATGTAGTTAATGTAGAGGAAGGCCAAGACGAACGGGCGAAGACGGGTACAGTTGCCGTTGATAATATCACCTTTACAATGCCTTCACTTTCTAGTGATGCAGGATTACCAAAAGGTACAGCTTCAATGAGCATTGGCTCGAAGGCAATGACCGTAAACGGAACAAAGAAAGCTATTGATGTAGCTCCAATCGTAAAAGATGGCAGTACTTATGTACCAATTCGGTATGTACTGGATGCCTTTGGAGGCAGTGCTACTTGGGATCAGGTGAATAAGAAGATCATGGTATTGCGAGGAGCAAAAGCACTGGATCTCACCGTAAACAAAAAGGAATTCTTGCTGAATGGTAAACGAAAGAGCGCTGAAGTAGCACCAATTATTTTACAAGGTAGGACTTTAGTACCGCTAAGACTAGTTTCTGAACAGCTAGGATTAACTGTAAAATGGGAACAGAAAACGAAGACCGTAACTATTGAATCGTGA
- the flgL gene encoding flagellar hook-associated protein FlgL: MLRVTSNMMNSQLLLNLNRNARTMNDTQLQLSSGRKINKPSDDPVGITYSLRYRAELSSNEQYTKNVDSALSWLDYNDTVLGQAGDVVQKIRELTVQASTGSNPQSALDSINSEVMQLKEQLVDIANSTLNGKYIFNGEQYNTKPYDFAKGTDGTYDVSKPITTDTGQIQFIVGEDVRLPISTTGNEIFGNMGDTDNLFAIINNLSAGLKSGDLKAVSGQLDVLDTRMETILSARSEIGAKTNRVELMQDRLSDLNVNLTDLQAKTEDADYEGLIMNSKIQENIYNASLSVGAKIISTSLVDFIR, from the coding sequence ATGTTGAGAGTCACTTCTAACATGATGAATTCACAGCTTCTGCTTAACCTTAACCGTAATGCGCGTACGATGAACGACACACAGCTACAGCTTTCAAGCGGACGAAAAATCAATAAGCCCTCTGATGATCCGGTAGGGATTACGTATTCCCTGCGATACCGTGCGGAGCTTTCATCTAACGAGCAATATACCAAGAATGTAGATAGCGCCCTTTCATGGCTTGATTATAATGATACAGTCCTAGGACAAGCTGGGGATGTTGTTCAAAAGATTCGTGAGTTGACCGTACAAGCATCAACAGGTAGTAATCCACAGTCCGCACTCGACAGTATCAATTCAGAGGTTATGCAGCTGAAGGAACAGCTTGTAGATATAGCTAACAGTACGCTTAACGGAAAATATATTTTTAATGGTGAACAATACAACACGAAACCTTATGATTTCGCTAAAGGTACAGACGGTACATATGATGTATCTAAGCCAATTACTACGGATACTGGGCAGATTCAGTTTATCGTAGGTGAAGATGTACGTTTGCCTATCAGTACGACGGGTAATGAGATATTCGGTAATATGGGAGATACTGATAATCTGTTTGCAATCATTAATAATCTTTCTGCTGGATTAAAGTCTGGTGATCTTAAGGCAGTATCGGGCCAACTTGATGTACTCGATACACGTATGGAAACTATTTTGTCTGCCCGTTCGGAGATAGGTGCTAAGACTAACCGCGTTGAATTGATGCAGGATCGGCTTAGTGATTTGAATGTGAATCTAACGGATCTCCAAGCGAAGACGGAAGATGCCGATTACGAAGGTTTGATTATGAATTCGAAGATTCAAGAGAATATCTATAATGCCTCCTTGTCTGTGGGTGCAAAGATTATTTCTACATCTCTTGTGGACTTTATCAGATAA
- a CDS encoding glycosyltransferase family A protein, whose translation MVAQLIWIAAVYVSAAVIIHMLHNRQKVRQTPQSVKWIHYILITRNHASVVEWYIRALTFQAFLTGKRFRVTFMDDDSSDGTLGIVSRMADSGCSIDLATSMYTFQVSEEELQQQGIVVDLRLSGQSVSLPFMGMAGSRGCESKRDRS comes from the coding sequence ATGGTAGCCCAGTTGATATGGATTGCGGCTGTTTATGTATCCGCTGCAGTGATTATTCATATGCTGCATAATCGGCAGAAGGTGCGGCAGACACCGCAGTCCGTGAAATGGATTCATTATATTCTCATTACCCGCAATCATGCATCTGTTGTGGAATGGTACATTCGGGCGCTGACATTTCAAGCTTTTTTAACCGGAAAACGATTTCGAGTAACGTTCATGGATGATGACTCGAGCGATGGAACTCTTGGGATTGTTTCCAGGATGGCTGATAGTGGCTGCTCTATCGATCTTGCAACATCTATGTATACTTTTCAGGTGAGTGAGGAAGAGTTGCAGCAACAAGGGATTGTAGTAGACTTGCGGTTGTCAGGGCAGTCTGTTTCGTTGCCTTTTATGGGGATGGCAGGAAGTAGGGGATGCGAATCAAAGCGCGACAGATCTTAA
- a CDS encoding histidine kinase yields MEFQTDAIDRVIKNTIDVMESSKYQIFEILQVARDELAALNKELQRVMDETDETLKKVDKLELQYHRSRIRLTEVSRDFVRYSEKDIRIAYEKATELQLELMMTREREVYLRSRRDELQMRVRSVENSVERAESIGSQMSVVLEYLSGELGQVTRIVESAKNRQMIGLKIILAQEEERKRIAREIHDGPAQMLANLVLRTEIVERMLVKQEFGLVQDEVLDLKGQVRYSLEEMRKVIFNLRPMALDDLGLIPTLRKYVHDFEEKTKLRTTLETRGQEHRLSSAMEAAVYRLVQEALSNAAKHAYPSFVLVEITYQAQLIKIVIKDNGLGFNVQKLKNPQGNRESFGLVGMRERVELLEGRMEIISAENQGTTIVIHIPTNVEKGKE; encoded by the coding sequence GTGGAATTTCAAACCGATGCGATTGATCGCGTCATTAAAAATACCATCGACGTGATGGAGAGCAGCAAGTATCAGATTTTTGAAATATTGCAGGTTGCTCGCGATGAACTTGCTGCACTTAATAAAGAACTGCAGCGGGTCATGGACGAAACGGATGAGACATTGAAAAAAGTAGACAAGCTGGAGCTGCAGTATCACCGCTCCAGAATCCGGCTGACAGAGGTCAGCCGGGACTTTGTCCGCTACTCAGAGAAGGATATCCGTATTGCCTATGAGAAGGCTACGGAGCTACAGCTCGAACTCATGATGACGCGTGAGAGAGAGGTCTATCTTCGATCAAGACGTGATGAACTACAAATGCGAGTGCGCAGTGTCGAAAATTCTGTAGAGCGTGCAGAGTCGATTGGTTCGCAAATGAGCGTAGTGCTCGAATATTTGTCCGGAGAATTAGGACAAGTGACGAGAATTGTCGAATCTGCGAAGAACAGACAGATGATAGGACTTAAGATAATCCTGGCTCAAGAAGAGGAACGGAAGAGAATTGCCCGGGAAATTCATGATGGTCCTGCTCAAATGCTGGCTAATCTAGTCCTTAGGACGGAAATTGTAGAAAGAATGCTGGTAAAGCAGGAATTTGGGCTGGTGCAGGACGAAGTATTAGATTTGAAAGGGCAGGTTCGATACAGCCTGGAAGAAATGCGTAAGGTCATCTTTAATTTACGACCGATGGCTCTCGATGATTTGGGATTAATTCCGACTTTGCGGAAATATGTGCATGATTTTGAGGAGAAGACGAAGCTGAGGACGACCTTGGAAACGAGAGGTCAGGAACATCGACTATCTTCAGCCATGGAGGCAGCGGTATACCGACTTGTACAGGAAGCTTTGTCTAATGCAGCTAAACATGCCTACCCGAGTTTCGTATTGGTAGAGATTACTTACCAAGCGCAGTTAATTAAGATTGTGATTAAGGATAATGGATTAGGTTTTAATGTACAGAAATTAAAGAATCCGCAGGGCAATCGTGAAAGCTTCGGGCTAGTAGGTATGCGGGAACGTGTAGAGCTGCTTGAAGGCAGAATGGAAATCATTTCAGCCGAGAATCAGGGGACAACAATCGTGATCCACATTCCGACGAACGTGGAGAAAGGGAAGGAGTAA